GAGTCCACCACTGACTGAGCGAACCGGTGTTCGGTGTCTCCTTCGGGCCAAAACATCCGTAGCACCCGCGATGATAGGCCGGACAGATGGCTCCACATCCGGCATGCGTGACCGGGCCGAGACACGGTACACCCTGCGCGACCATCACACAGACGATGCCCCGGCGCTTGCAATCCATGCAGACGCTGTGCGGCGGCGTGTTCGGCTTCCGTCCGTTGAGAAACGCGCTGATCACTTCCAACAGTTGGTGCTTGTTGACGGGACATCCTCGCAGCTCGAAGTCAACGAAGACGTGATCAGCGATCGGTGTGGATTTGTTGAGCGTCTCGATGTAGGCCGGCGTAGCGTAGACGATCGAGATGAACTCTCGCACATCTTTGAAATTCCGCAGCGCTTGAATGCCGCCCGCCGTGGCGCACGCGCCGATGGTGACCAGGTATTTCGAAGCGCGACGCACC
This region of Blastocatellia bacterium genomic DNA includes:
- a CDS encoding oxidoreductase, translating into DELLGVAGQVEIAYFLEASRAVVKGPYDLSLVEGSITTPHDAERIHQVRRASKYLVTIGACATAGGIQALRNFKDVREFISIVYATPAYIETLNKSTPIADHVFVDFELRGCPVNKHQLLEVISAFLNGRKPNTPPHSVCMDCKRRGIVCVMVAQGVPCLGPVTHAGCGAICPAYHRGCYGCFGPKETPNTGSLSQWWTRLGVREQDIVRAFRGFNAYAEPFRKESEAHEKV